The following proteins are co-located in the Myroides profundi genome:
- a CDS encoding reverse transcriptase family protein produces MKLEQEQVIELRRLFLKANTKEDLLKVINKSIKYQNNGTKEFKYISLKTLTYYANANVCKDRYTSFEILKKSGSKRTIHSPHLILNKILKALNLILQCSFEPHQAAMGFVKNRSIVDNAKYHLNHSYVYNIDLKDYFYCFDLKRVKFGFFNVPFDFSKNQESLAFFIACLCTHPLDINGELKTVLPQGAATSPTLTNILSYRLDRKLTGLAKRFNLLYSRYADDITFSGDFDFSKNKDFIAELDRIITKEGFEINKDKTRMQSKAFRQQITGLVVNEKVNVHKGFIKQLRMWIHYIEKYGLEKAQSIFDKSEIKPLNAKYDLANVLKGKIEFLKHVKGQEDPTYIKLNQRLRACLIKAGRIEENLTEKKSSEDIKFEKAISLLIKQGDIESAMNLFFK; encoded by the coding sequence ATGAAACTAGAACAGGAACAAGTCATTGAGCTTAGAAGATTATTTTTAAAGGCTAATACAAAAGAGGACTTATTAAAAGTGATTAATAAGTCTATTAAATATCAAAACAATGGGACTAAAGAGTTTAAATATATCTCTTTAAAAACTCTAACATACTATGCTAATGCTAATGTATGTAAAGATCGCTATACTAGTTTTGAGATTTTAAAAAAGTCAGGTTCTAAACGTACAATACATTCCCCTCATCTTATTTTAAATAAAATTCTAAAAGCTTTAAATCTTATTTTGCAATGCTCGTTTGAGCCTCATCAAGCAGCTATGGGGTTTGTTAAAAATCGCTCTATAGTTGATAATGCAAAGTATCATTTAAATCATTCTTATGTTTATAATATAGATCTTAAAGATTATTTTTATTGTTTTGATTTAAAAAGAGTAAAGTTTGGTTTTTTTAATGTTCCATTTGATTTTTCAAAAAATCAGGAGTCTTTAGCTTTTTTTATTGCATGTCTATGTACTCATCCTTTAGATATTAATGGTGAATTAAAAACAGTACTTCCTCAAGGAGCTGCAACTTCTCCAACATTAACCAATATCTTATCTTATAGATTAGATCGCAAACTAACGGGACTAGCCAAGCGCTTTAATCTGCTTTATTCTCGTTATGCTGATGATATTACTTTTTCTGGTGATTTTGATTTTAGTAAAAATAAAGACTTCATAGCTGAACTGGATCGTATTATAACAAAAGAAGGTTTTGAGATAAATAAAGACAAGACTAGAATGCAGTCTAAAGCTTTTAGGCAACAAATTACTGGACTTGTTGTTAATGAAAAAGTCAATGTTCACAAAGGGTTTATTAAACAATTAAGAATGTGGATTCATTATATTGAGAAATATGGTTTAGAAAAAGCTCAATCAATTTTTGATAAGAGTGAAATAAAACCTTTAAATGCAAAATATGACCTAGCCAATGTTTTAAAAGGAAAAATAGAATTTTTAAAACACGTTAAGGGGCAAGAGGATCCAACTTATATAAAATTAAATCAGCGTTTAAGAGCTTGTTTAATTAAAGCAGGTAGGATAGAGGAGAATCTAACAGAGAAGAAGTCTTCAGAAGATATTAAGTTTGAAAAAGCAATTAGTCTATTAATCAAACAAGGTGATATAGAGAGTGCAATGAATTTATTTTTTAAATAG
- a CDS encoding helix-turn-helix transcriptional regulator has product MAINKNAYARYKILDKCFSNPYKEFYIEDLIEICCLELSEYFGKPMSVSRRQIYDDIKFMKSEVGFLAPIETYPNGKKRYHRYEEEGFSIEKQELTKEERDQITDTLMVLSRVKGLGDTAWIEELKVKFDSEHEALLNHEVFISFQENIDLIGINYLGDLYNYIKNKQTLEISYKSFKQKKDEKTIVSPQYLKQYNNRWFLFAWNQSKKQLTNFALDRIKKIAIANECYYKSDIDFNQDYFEEIIGVTNFIENKAEEVKIELSDDIIPYIETKPFHQSQKKIKDNILTIKVKINYELKQQILSYGNAMRVLSPESLKNDIKQILEESLSRYN; this is encoded by the coding sequence ATGGCTATAAATAAAAATGCATATGCTCGTTATAAAATATTAGATAAATGTTTTTCTAATCCTTATAAAGAATTTTATATAGAGGATTTGATTGAGATTTGTTGTTTAGAGTTAAGCGAATACTTTGGAAAGCCAATGAGTGTTTCACGTCGTCAAATATATGATGATATCAAGTTTATGAAAAGTGAAGTAGGTTTTTTAGCTCCTATAGAAACTTACCCAAATGGAAAAAAAAGATATCATCGCTATGAAGAGGAAGGCTTTAGTATTGAAAAACAAGAATTAACCAAGGAAGAGAGGGACCAAATAACTGATACTTTAATGGTTTTATCACGTGTTAAAGGGCTAGGGGATACGGCATGGATCGAAGAATTAAAAGTTAAGTTTGATTCTGAGCATGAAGCTTTATTAAATCATGAAGTCTTTATAAGTTTTCAAGAAAATATTGATCTAATCGGTATTAATTATTTAGGAGATTTATATAACTATATCAAAAACAAGCAGACATTAGAGATCAGTTATAAGAGTTTTAAACAAAAAAAGGATGAAAAAACTATTGTCTCTCCTCAATATCTTAAACAATACAACAATAGATGGTTTTTGTTTGCTTGGAATCAAAGTAAAAAACAGCTTACAAACTTTGCTTTAGATCGCATAAAAAAAATAGCAATAGCCAATGAATGTTATTACAAGAGTGATATAGATTTTAACCAGGATTATTTCGAAGAGATTATAGGGGTTACTAATTTTATTGAAAATAAAGCTGAAGAAGTTAAAATAGAATTGTCTGATGATATTATCCCTTATATAGAAACAAAACCATTTCATCAATCTCAAAAAAAGATTAAGGATAATATCTTAACCATTAAGGTTAAGATCAATTATGAGCTTAAACAGCAAATACTCTCTTATGGCAATGCAATGAGGGTGTTATCTCCAGAGAGTTTAAAAAATGATATAAAACAGATTCTAGAAGAATCTTTAAGCAGATATAACTAA
- a CDS encoding phosphoribosyltransferase produces the protein MRNNNKLSNVFVKIYLVGKSDLTQEKKIEFIKAEKDNIIKELHKCLREFGKIKTKYDYQLLSFYLQVLQDNIILFKDLEYSNFVVDIVDKLNEGEKYSVESDMIEIDKSLPISKYKELCALVPDFRTHQGDSCEFDYLFDYKSNYSEDVLVDPIFGKIQSEFVYDFKKGIRSIVLSLIIAYHLYRKYGELLKQGNVCICVIPSSTKPRCELRFQELINKVSYLLGIENGFELITRSTDRLDSREQCKKNIDVLEGVSFSSKLKGKTVILLDDVSTMGTSVSKFNDKLKEVGAHKVQSIVLAKTYYVRGNNLPMPELIELNKSIYNLL, from the coding sequence ATGAGAAATAATAACAAGTTAAGCAATGTATTTGTAAAGATCTATTTAGTAGGAAAATCAGATTTAACTCAAGAAAAGAAAATTGAATTTATTAAGGCAGAAAAGGACAATATAATTAAAGAGTTGCATAAATGTCTTAGAGAATTTGGTAAAATAAAAACTAAATATGATTATCAACTTTTGAGTTTTTACCTACAAGTGTTACAAGATAATATTATTCTTTTTAAAGATTTAGAGTATAGTAATTTTGTTGTAGATATTGTAGATAAATTAAATGAGGGAGAAAAATATTCAGTAGAGTCTGATATGATTGAAATAGATAAGTCTTTACCTATTTCAAAATACAAAGAACTATGTGCACTAGTACCTGATTTTAGAACTCATCAAGGAGATAGCTGTGAATTTGATTATTTATTTGATTATAAATCGAACTATAGTGAAGATGTTTTAGTTGATCCTATATTTGGTAAAATTCAGTCTGAATTTGTTTATGATTTTAAAAAAGGTATACGCTCAATAGTTCTTTCTTTAATTATCGCATATCACCTTTATAGAAAATATGGAGAGTTATTAAAGCAAGGTAATGTTTGTATATGTGTAATACCTTCTTCAACAAAGCCACGTTGTGAGTTAAGGTTTCAAGAGCTCATAAATAAAGTGAGCTATCTTTTAGGTATTGAAAATGGATTTGAATTAATAACTAGATCTACAGACAGACTTGATAGCAGGGAACAATGTAAAAAAAATATTGATGTTTTAGAAGGTGTTAGCTTTAGTAGTAAACTTAAAGGTAAAACAGTAATTTTACTGGATGATGTTAGCACTATGGGAACTTCTGTCTCTAAGTTTAATGACAAGCTTAAAGAGGTTGGAGCCCACAAGGTACAAAGTATTGTTTTAGCTAAAACTTATTATGTGAGAGGTAATAATTTGCCTATGCCAGAGTTAATTGAGCTAAATAAAAGTATATATAACCTATTGTAA
- a CDS encoding DNA-processing protein DprA — MKTSDILVYLQLKGLGRATAFKLVEYYDFKEYKFFKSDALELLNFYNECRALKIARAMKDYILEDFELAIKQSQNLLEQSFTNGIGIVSYFDINYPKRLKSLSKAGKNDSPIILYYKGDIAKLNQMPTVAIIGTRDILPDGAVSGEVISKTFANQNFNIVSGLALGCDTVAHQGALKATKGITTAVLAQGLDSVYPKENKDLALEILNRGGVLISEYPIGTKVRGPQLVERDRIQAGLSDATIVIHTGVKGGTMHAVETTLDNNKPLYVIGYKSNQMNMHEKVQGNILLVSQGKAKSLTSENIDSTIDYLMQLFNNKRF, encoded by the coding sequence ATGAAAACCAGTGATATATTAGTTTATCTTCAACTTAAGGGATTAGGTAGAGCTACTGCTTTTAAATTAGTGGAGTATTATGATTTTAAAGAGTATAAATTCTTTAAGAGTGATGCTCTAGAGTTATTAAACTTTTACAACGAGTGTAGAGCCTTAAAAATCGCTAGAGCGATGAAAGATTATATTTTAGAAGACTTTGAGTTAGCAATTAAGCAATCTCAGAATCTTTTAGAGCAATCTTTTACTAATGGTATAGGTATTGTGTCATATTTTGATATTAACTACCCTAAAAGGCTAAAATCATTATCTAAGGCAGGTAAGAATGATAGTCCTATTATTTTATACTATAAAGGAGATATTGCAAAATTAAATCAAATGCCAACGGTAGCCATTATTGGAACTAGAGATATCTTACCTGATGGGGCTGTATCTGGAGAGGTAATCTCAAAGACTTTTGCCAATCAGAATTTTAATATAGTTAGTGGCTTAGCCTTAGGGTGTGATACAGTTGCACATCAAGGTGCTTTAAAGGCCACTAAAGGGATAACTACAGCTGTTCTTGCTCAAGGGCTTGATTCAGTATATCCAAAAGAAAATAAAGATTTAGCCTTAGAGATATTAAATAGAGGAGGGGTTCTGATTTCTGAATATCCTATAGGGACTAAAGTAAGAGGTCCTCAACTTGTTGAGAGAGATAGAATTCAAGCAGGACTCTCTGATGCTACGATTGTTATTCATACAGGAGTAAAAGGAGGTACGATGCATGCAGTGGAGACTACTTTAGATAACAATAAACCTTTGTATGTAATAGGATATAAATCCAATCAGATGAATATGCATGAAAAAGTACAAGGTAATATTTTATTAGTTTCTCAAGGAAAAGCTAAATCATTAACGTCAGAAAATATAGATAGTACTATAGATTACCTAATGCAATTATTTAATAATAAAAGATTTTAA
- a CDS encoding HAD family hydrolase, with product MDKELVIFDLDQTLVDTSMLEALRRQRQWNTVYRDIDKTRVYESIKESVDFLLNQNIKVAVFTSSPKSYAQKVLNHHNLNYDLLLGYHDVRHRKPSPEGFIKILDHFKVESQKAISFGDQHTDIVGSEKAGIKTVGCLWGNLNNNLLIESKPSIILESSQEIFDCIML from the coding sequence ATGGATAAAGAGCTTGTTATTTTTGACTTAGATCAGACTCTAGTAGATACGTCTATGTTAGAGGCTTTAAGAAGACAAAGACAGTGGAATACGGTTTATAGAGATATTGATAAAACAAGAGTTTATGAGTCTATAAAAGAATCTGTAGACTTTTTATTAAACCAAAATATAAAGGTTGCTGTTTTTACATCTTCTCCAAAGTCGTACGCCCAAAAAGTATTAAACCATCATAATCTAAATTATGATTTGCTTTTAGGTTATCACGATGTAAGACATAGAAAACCTTCACCAGAGGGTTTTATAAAAATATTAGATCACTTTAAGGTAGAGTCTCAAAAGGCTATCTCTTTTGGAGATCAACATACAGACATTGTAGGATCAGAAAAAGCAGGTATTAAAACTGTGGGCTGTCTATGGGGTAATTTAAACAATAACCTTCTTATAGAAAGTAAACCAAGTATTATACTTGAAAGCAGTCAAGAGATTTTTGATTGTATAATGCTATAA
- a CDS encoding leucine-rich repeat domain-containing protein — MKNLIITPSELLNIELNSLDDNTDYLDHLLESKFFEYNYPLGQISLYDSDKTQVLLEHTTQEKINQYLKGKKLESLKITSLYPDQNLPYDIDSIDLLILHGNSLNTCALDKKHQFYSLANQIKNVLPLSNFIENINERIELENNLFKLYDKVLDFKQDFISDDLIEFIRNKNIKQLEIGWFFLSENDYNKIASLDLEVFCLQYSFTKQIKILPKQITDLVVLGNSIKSLNEIHYKKLKLSNIDFSGNSISDLIKLSDFNKILETLALANNLITQVDFTNTNKSLNLLDLSVNQITNEGLIIPEPCNNITFLDLRYNKIKVNLDFLFKIDKYFPNLEYIDLTGNEFTNAFTKGVLGSMIDENQIQAIKDYLDLIEFNESLCFQDIEKQINNYNRHCYLKLEWTILNSSTQLLIKELQFYLDNYLKQLSEDERYFFAEGVYINLYHKNISIVLNSTKDTITLEIYSSDLAMTKDYFYKYLELMHFVVFDVTHQYLLPTLQTSNNISDLADFFKKVYRIDAKLKQKKTAGYLVELDNKTNRYTLLVNQTQDYNDTRVDIDRVMFAIVSSKSVIVYTLSDNNTISNYILDKKDKRLNSLTLRKADDKEKYKTTLLNPYLSHKPFQDIDAYVDGEIKKKFNLIINPLYIYQDQDQPGVLYLNTDNYKVDPNNKKTEHSSEIKIQKAELLFVSKSND, encoded by the coding sequence ATGAAGAATTTAATAATAACTCCATCAGAACTATTAAACATAGAATTAAATAGTTTGGATGACAATACTGATTATTTAGATCATCTTTTGGAAAGTAAATTCTTTGAATACAACTATCCTTTGGGACAAATCTCTCTTTATGATAGTGATAAAACACAAGTTTTGCTTGAACATACAACTCAAGAGAAAATCAATCAATATCTGAAGGGTAAAAAATTAGAATCCTTAAAAATAACTAGTTTATATCCAGATCAAAATCTTCCTTATGATATTGACTCTATAGATTTATTAATCTTACATGGAAATTCATTAAATACTTGCGCTTTAGATAAAAAGCATCAATTCTATAGCTTAGCAAATCAAATTAAAAATGTCCTTCCGCTGAGTAATTTTATTGAAAATATCAATGAGCGTATTGAGCTTGAGAATAATTTATTTAAGCTTTATGACAAGGTACTTGATTTTAAACAAGATTTTATTTCTGATGATCTAATTGAATTTATAAGAAATAAAAACATTAAACAACTCGAAATAGGTTGGTTTTTTCTCTCTGAGAATGACTATAATAAAATAGCTAGTCTTGATTTAGAAGTGTTTTGCTTACAATATAGCTTTACAAAGCAAATTAAAATACTTCCAAAACAAATAACAGACTTAGTAGTTTTAGGAAATAGTATTAAATCATTAAACGAGATCCATTATAAAAAACTAAAACTCTCTAATATAGATTTCTCAGGAAATAGTATTAGTGATTTAATTAAACTTAGTGATTTTAATAAAATACTAGAAACCTTAGCTCTTGCTAATAACTTAATAACCCAAGTTGACTTTACAAATACAAATAAGTCACTTAATCTTTTAGATCTATCTGTTAATCAGATAACAAATGAAGGTTTAATTATACCTGAGCCCTGCAATAATATTACATTCTTAGATTTAAGATACAATAAAATCAAAGTTAACCTTGATTTTTTATTTAAAATAGATAAGTACTTTCCTAACTTAGAATATATAGATCTAACAGGAAATGAATTTACCAATGCCTTTACTAAAGGAGTTCTAGGCTCTATGATTGATGAAAATCAGATTCAAGCCATTAAAGATTATCTCGATTTAATTGAGTTTAATGAATCTCTTTGCTTTCAAGACATTGAAAAACAAATAAATAATTATAACCGTCATTGTTATCTCAAATTAGAATGGACAATATTAAATTCTAGCACACAACTACTGATAAAAGAGTTGCAATTTTATTTAGATAACTATCTTAAACAATTAAGCGAAGATGAAAGATATTTCTTTGCAGAAGGTGTATACATAAATCTTTATCATAAAAACATCTCCATTGTCTTAAATAGTACAAAAGACACTATAACCTTAGAGATCTATAGTAGTGATTTAGCAATGACTAAAGATTACTTTTATAAATATTTAGAACTGATGCACTTTGTTGTTTTTGATGTAACTCATCAATACTTACTACCTACTTTACAGACTAGTAATAACATAAGTGATTTAGCTGATTTCTTCAAAAAAGTATATAGAATTGATGCTAAATTAAAACAGAAAAAAACAGCTGGTTATTTAGTTGAATTAGATAATAAAACTAATAGATATACATTGCTTGTTAATCAAACGCAAGATTATAATGATACTAGAGTAGATATAGATAGGGTAATGTTTGCCATAGTATCTTCAAAAAGTGTTATTGTGTATACCTTATCAGATAACAATACAATTAGTAACTATATCCTTGATAAAAAGGATAAAAGGTTAAATAGTCTTACTCTAAGAAAAGCTGATGATAAAGAAAAATATAAAACAACACTGCTTAATCCATATCTAAGTCATAAACCATTTCAAGATATAGATGCTTATGTAGATGGCGAAATAAAAAAGAAATTTAATCTGATTATTAATCCTCTTTATATCTATCAAGACCAAGATCAGCCAGGTGTTCTATATCTAAATACTGATAACTATAAAGTAGATCCTAACAATAAAAAAACTGAACATAGTTCTGAAATAAAAATTCAAAAAGCTGAACTATTGTTTGTAAGTAAAAGCAATGATTAG
- a CDS encoding nucleotide pyrophosphohydrolase: MKTIDDLIKELTDFRDARDWKQFHNSKDLALALSIEASELLELFLWKGNEDCNKQRLEEELADVFMYGLLLAEKNNLNIADIISKKIARNNEKYPVDKAKGTAKKYNEL; encoded by the coding sequence ATGAAAACTATAGATGATTTAATAAAGGAACTAACTGATTTTAGGGATGCTAGAGATTGGAAGCAATTTCATAATTCTAAAGATTTAGCTTTAGCTTTATCTATTGAAGCATCGGAGCTTTTAGAACTCTTCCTATGGAAAGGCAATGAAGACTGTAATAAACAGAGGTTAGAGGAGGAACTTGCAGATGTATTTATGTATGGACTACTATTAGCTGAAAAAAATAATTTAAATATAGCGGATATTATATCTAAGAAGATTGCTAGAAACAATGAAAAATATCCTGTAGATAAAGCCAAAGGAACAGCTAAGAAATACAATGAGCTTTAA
- a CDS encoding DNA/RNA helicase domain-containing protein yields the protein MEDFYFNVYKVDSISEIEKYFDGNLDILDYPVVYILYNNNEIYIGESSDIKNRLLTHSKSDQNKKLKNRLVIFSPFFNKSVALGLETFLLQNFIPVNRKVSNTILNTSKHKYYNKHKYEALFPNIWERLKETKIIDPNLRYDDIKNMDVYKYSPYKELNEDQQNAIITILEGITKGKTSFVVRGLAGTGKTIVAIYLLKLLVSDLSSIDEESLYSEYSKKVYELLKQIKEQKISFNSDNSALVISMKSLRETLGNVFKSIDGLKKKMAVGPSIAIKKKFNLVIVDEAHRLKQCENLSSPSEYKTFKKYNIELGLDEQNGNQLDWLEKSTNIQILFYDKDQTIKKTDVPNTHFEEYFKRNKSVFIDLKQQLRSKGGNLYIDYIDNILNQQVTALEKEEFSEFELKLMPSFKDLVDQIKQKETQVGLSRVIAGFSWKWDSKDDKNIMDINVDGIDYQWNNTDQDWINSNNAINEIGCIHTTQGYDLNYVGLVFGKEIYLDPKDGIIKINRDFYFDVKGKNKTTDIELKHFIINIYKNMMYRGIYGVYIYCMDKNLQDYMKQFISY from the coding sequence ATGGAAGACTTTTATTTTAATGTATATAAAGTTGATTCTATATCTGAGATTGAGAAGTATTTTGATGGGAATCTGGATATTTTAGATTACCCAGTGGTTTATATATTATATAATAATAACGAGATTTATATAGGGGAGAGCTCTGATATTAAAAATAGACTTTTAACCCATTCAAAGAGCGATCAAAATAAAAAGCTTAAAAATAGGCTTGTTATATTCTCTCCTTTTTTTAATAAGTCAGTAGCCTTAGGATTAGAGACTTTTTTATTACAGAATTTTATTCCAGTTAACAGAAAAGTATCAAATACAATTTTAAATACCTCTAAGCATAAGTATTATAATAAGCATAAATATGAAGCTTTATTCCCTAATATCTGGGAGCGTTTAAAAGAAACTAAAATTATTGATCCTAATTTAAGATATGATGATATTAAGAACATGGATGTTTATAAATATTCACCGTATAAAGAACTTAATGAAGATCAGCAAAACGCAATAATAACAATACTTGAAGGTATTACTAAAGGAAAGACTTCTTTTGTAGTTCGAGGTCTTGCTGGAACAGGAAAAACAATTGTGGCTATTTATCTCTTAAAGCTATTGGTTAGCGATTTAAGTAGTATTGATGAAGAGAGTTTATATAGTGAGTACTCTAAGAAAGTATATGAGTTACTAAAACAGATTAAAGAGCAAAAGATTAGTTTTAATAGTGATAATAGCGCTTTAGTTATTTCAATGAAATCTTTAAGAGAGACTTTAGGTAATGTTTTTAAAAGTATTGATGGATTGAAAAAGAAAATGGCTGTTGGGCCTTCTATAGCTATAAAAAAGAAGTTTAATCTTGTTATAGTTGATGAAGCGCATAGATTAAAACAATGCGAGAACCTTAGCAGTCCTTCAGAGTATAAAACTTTTAAAAAATACAATATTGAACTTGGGCTTGACGAGCAAAATGGGAATCAATTAGATTGGCTTGAAAAATCAACTAATATTCAGATTTTGTTTTATGACAAAGATCAAACGATTAAAAAAACAGATGTGCCAAATACACACTTTGAAGAATATTTTAAAAGAAATAAGTCTGTTTTTATTGACTTAAAACAGCAGTTAAGATCTAAGGGAGGTAATCTCTATATTGATTATATAGATAATATTCTTAACCAACAAGTTACTGCATTAGAAAAAGAAGAGTTTTCAGAGTTTGAATTAAAGCTAATGCCTTCTTTTAAAGATTTGGTTGACCAAATTAAACAAAAGGAGACTCAGGTTGGACTTAGCAGAGTAATTGCGGGATTTAGCTGGAAATGGGACAGTAAGGATGATAAAAATATAATGGATATCAATGTTGATGGAATTGATTATCAGTGGAATAATACTGACCAAGATTGGATAAACTCTAATAACGCTATAAATGAAATTGGTTGTATACATACCACTCAAGGGTATGATCTAAACTATGTGGGATTAGTCTTTGGAAAAGAGATTTATTTAGATCCAAAAGATGGAATAATTAAAATCAATAGAGATTTTTATTTTGATGTTAAGGGAAAGAATAAAACTACGGACATTGAATTAAAACACTTTATTATTAATATTTATAAAAATATGATGTATAGAGGAATCTATGGGGTTTACATCTATTGTATGGATAAAAACCTACAGGATTATATGAAGCAATTTATTTCGTATTAA
- a CDS encoding DNA/RNA helicase domain-containing protein: protein MIVYHKTKEGFCNDILTNDIDNIILNALIDKTGKSVGQAELNSFRNSLMFINNVVSDSGIPKDCNISIEYHIPQTSKRVDFIITGNDGQKDHVIIIELKQWQEAEITDKDGVVKTRFKHGIQETAHPSYQAYSYACLLNSFNATIEQDDIKLHPCAYLHNYAQDDVITNSFYQQYLNQAPVFLKSDAKKLIEFIKQFIKYGDNSNILYRIENGEIRPNKSLADALSGMMKGNQEFVMIDDQKIVFETAKKLAFTSRPENKNVLIVEGGPGTGKSVVAINLLVQLTQMGKLAQYVTKTAAPRDVYFHKLVGDKKKVELKQLFVGSGSFMNTPPNVFNALIVDEAHRLTEKTGFLRQGKNQIQEILESSLFSIFFIDENQRVHIDDYGDIAIIEQFAKERGINIHRLSLESQFRCNGSDGYLAWVDHALQIRETANTTLKDIVYDFKVLDDPLELQELIYKRNIETNNRARLVAGYCWPWNSKKDTKTFDITFKDSEFKMKWNMTDYGGTWIIDPNSVTEAGCIHTAQGLEVDYIGVIIGDDLIVRNGIVLVDPTKRDKSDKTIFGYKKLMKENPNDTKELVRAIIKNTYRTLMTRGMKGCYIYCTDKETREYFKNIMS from the coding sequence ATGATTGTTTACCATAAAACCAAAGAAGGATTCTGTAATGATATCCTTACCAATGATATTGACAATATTATTTTAAACGCACTAATTGATAAAACAGGTAAGTCTGTTGGTCAAGCTGAGCTTAATTCTTTTAGAAATTCTTTAATGTTTATTAATAATGTTGTAAGTGATTCGGGTATTCCTAAGGATTGTAATATTTCAATAGAATATCATATTCCACAAACTTCTAAAAGAGTTGATTTTATTATAACAGGTAATGATGGACAAAAGGATCATGTTATTATAATAGAACTTAAGCAATGGCAAGAGGCGGAGATTACAGATAAAGATGGAGTTGTAAAAACTCGTTTTAAACATGGTATACAAGAGACAGCACATCCTTCTTATCAAGCCTACTCATATGCATGTTTATTAAACTCTTTTAATGCAACTATTGAACAAGATGATATTAAACTTCATCCTTGCGCTTATTTGCATAATTATGCTCAGGATGATGTTATAACAAATAGTTTTTATCAGCAGTATTTAAATCAAGCGCCAGTATTTTTAAAATCTGATGCTAAAAAGCTAATAGAGTTTATTAAGCAGTTTATAAAATACGGTGATAACTCTAATATTTTATATCGCATAGAAAACGGAGAGATAAGACCTAATAAATCTCTTGCAGATGCTTTATCTGGTATGATGAAAGGCAATCAAGAGTTTGTGATGATAGATGATCAAAAAATTGTTTTTGAGACTGCTAAAAAACTTGCCTTTACCTCTAGACCTGAGAATAAAAACGTACTTATTGTTGAGGGAGGCCCAGGAACAGGAAAATCTGTAGTAGCTATTAATTTATTAGTACAACTTACTCAGATGGGCAAACTGGCTCAGTATGTAACTAAGACTGCAGCTCCACGTGATGTATATTTTCATAAACTAGTAGGAGATAAGAAAAAAGTAGAGCTAAAACAGCTTTTTGTAGGCTCAGGTTCTTTTATGAATACACCACCTAATGTGTTTAACGCCCTTATTGTAGATGAGGCTCATAGATTAACAGAGAAAACAGGTTTTTTGCGTCAAGGAAAAAATCAAATACAAGAGATCTTAGAATCTAGTTTGTTTTCTATTTTCTTTATCGATGAAAATCAAAGAGTACATATTGATGATTATGGAGATATAGCTATTATTGAACAGTTTGCTAAAGAAAGAGGAATTAATATACATAGACTATCATTAGAGTCTCAATTTAGATGCAATGGTTCTGATGGTTATTTAGCTTGGGTTGACCATGCTCTTCAAATAAGAGAAACAGCAAATACTACTTTAAAAGATATTGTTTATGATTTTAAAGTTTTAGATGATCCTTTGGAGCTTCAAGAATTAATATATAAAAGAAATATAGAGACAAATAACAGAGCTAGACTCGTAGCTGGTTATTGTTGGCCTTGGAATAGTAAAAAAGACACTAAGACGTTTGATATTACATTTAAGGATTCTGAGTTTAAGATGAAGTGGAATATGACTGATTATGGAGGAACTTGGATTATTGATCCAAACTCTGTAACAGAGGCTGGATGTATACACACAGCTCAAGGATTAGAGGTAGACTATATTGGAGTTATAATTGGAGATGACTTAATTGTTAGAAATGGAATAGTGCTAGTAGATCCAACAAAAAGAGATAAGTCAGACAAGACAATCTTTGGCTATAAAAAACTAATGAAAGAGAATCCAAATGACACCAAAGAACTTGTTAGAGCTATTATAAAAAACACATACCGCACCCTAATGACACGAGGCATGAAGGGGTGTTATATCTATTGTACAGATAAAGAAACTAGAGAGTATTTTAAAAATATAATGTCATAG